In Vibrio sp. FE10, the following are encoded in one genomic region:
- the birA gene encoding bifunctional biotin--[acetyl-CoA-carboxylase] ligase/biotin operon repressor BirA: MREHSTKLTLLKCLADGEFHSGEDLGDMMGVSRAAISKHIKGIQEWGLDIYRVQGKGYKLASRLDMLDQERLSAVSSEASLELIPIIGSTNQHLLERTSTLESGSVCVAEYQAAGRGRRGREWVSPFGANLYLSMYWRLDAGMAAAMGLSLVVGVAVVEALEDMGVEGVKLKWPNDLYHNDKKLAGILVELSGQSGGAAHIVIGLGLNLSMDPTTSGIGQPWTSLKEVCDGKVPDRNDLAQALINAWDKSLVDYELKGMSNFVERWNRLDNFLGRNVRLIIGPREIEGVVQGIDEQGAVLLKTENGVESYIGGEISLRKGD; encoded by the coding sequence ATGAGAGAACACAGTACCAAGCTCACATTACTAAAATGTCTTGCTGATGGTGAGTTTCACTCTGGTGAAGATCTGGGTGACATGATGGGTGTGTCGAGAGCCGCTATCAGCAAGCATATTAAAGGTATTCAAGAGTGGGGTTTGGATATCTATCGAGTGCAGGGTAAGGGATATAAGTTAGCCAGTCGTTTGGATATGCTTGATCAGGAGAGGTTGTCTGCTGTCAGCAGTGAAGCTTCTCTGGAGTTGATTCCAATCATAGGCTCAACAAACCAACACCTGTTAGAGCGTACTAGCACCCTTGAGTCAGGTTCGGTCTGCGTTGCTGAATATCAAGCTGCGGGTCGTGGACGTCGTGGACGTGAATGGGTATCACCATTCGGTGCCAATCTTTACCTTTCAATGTACTGGCGACTCGATGCCGGTATGGCTGCGGCTATGGGGCTGAGTCTTGTGGTTGGTGTCGCCGTTGTAGAGGCGTTGGAGGATATGGGAGTTGAAGGCGTTAAACTAAAGTGGCCGAACGACCTTTATCATAATGATAAGAAGCTCGCAGGCATCTTGGTAGAGCTGTCAGGGCAATCTGGTGGAGCTGCTCATATTGTGATTGGTTTGGGGCTTAATCTATCTATGGATCCAACAACATCAGGTATTGGCCAGCCATGGACCTCTCTCAAAGAAGTGTGTGATGGGAAAGTGCCAGATCGTAATGACTTAGCTCAGGCTTTGATTAATGCTTGGGACAAATCACTCGTCGATTATGAATTGAAAGGGATGTCGAATTTTGTCGAACGCTGGAATCGTTTAGATAACTTCTTAGGTCGCAACGTTAGACTGATCATTGGACCTAGAGAAATTGAAGGTGTTGTACAGGGTATCGATGAACAAGGTGCCGTGTTACTCAAAACTGAGAACGGTGTTGAGAGCTATATCGGTGGAGAGATATCCCTAAGAAAAGGGGATTAA
- a CDS encoding GNAT family N-acetyltransferase — protein MNNVIITQLDPVKVPLVKRFYKEHYPTGKANKSEQIYSLELDGQLCGVVRFRTIEDSRLLTGMAISKEYRGKRLGSQLMDYCVLHTLTEKDYCFAYSHLTNFYNRHQFIQIDPNELPNGLRVLYERYSNSGKDLIPMHYQQNC, from the coding sequence ATGAACAATGTCATCATTACTCAATTAGACCCGGTAAAGGTTCCCCTCGTTAAGCGTTTTTACAAAGAGCATTACCCAACAGGTAAAGCCAACAAAAGCGAGCAAATCTACTCATTAGAATTAGACGGCCAGTTATGTGGTGTGGTTCGCTTTCGAACGATAGAAGATTCACGCTTATTGACAGGAATGGCTATCTCTAAGGAATACCGCGGCAAGCGATTAGGTTCACAGCTAATGGATTATTGTGTTCTTCACACGTTAACGGAAAAAGATTATTGCTTCGCCTATTCTCATCTGACTAATTTCTACAATCGTCATCAATTCATACAAATCGATCCTAATGAACTACCAAATGGTTTAAGAGTCTTATATGAGCGCTATTCGAATAGCGGAAAAGATCTCATTCCTATGCATTATCAGCAAAATTGTTAG
- the istB gene encoding IS21-like element helper ATPase IstB — translation MDAIIQQLKSLRLSHASDALEQQRIHPATYAELGFEERLGLILDHEIVNRDQTKIQRLKRQAKLRLSASGNQLDYRPERGLKRAMMGELLSGTYLQKRQNVLITGATGAGKTYVACALAEQACEQHCPSRYYRLNRLLDDLSSSRLDGSYQKLLLSLSKKKLLVIDDWGMEKLSQEHASNLLEVLEDRYQECSTIIISQLPVKEWHEMIDNSTIADAILDRLVHQSHRIELRGESMRKLA, via the coding sequence ATGGACGCAATAATCCAACAGTTAAAATCACTACGCCTAAGTCATGCTTCTGATGCACTGGAACAGCAAAGGATACACCCCGCGACCTATGCTGAACTTGGCTTTGAAGAAAGGTTAGGACTCATCCTTGATCATGAGATAGTGAACCGAGATCAAACCAAAATCCAACGACTTAAACGGCAAGCCAAGCTGCGCCTAAGCGCTAGCGGTAATCAACTGGACTACCGCCCAGAACGAGGCTTAAAAAGAGCAATGATGGGAGAGTTATTATCAGGCACTTATTTACAAAAGCGACAGAATGTCCTGATTACAGGTGCAACAGGTGCAGGTAAAACCTATGTTGCTTGTGCGCTCGCCGAGCAGGCGTGTGAGCAACACTGCCCAAGTCGTTATTATCGCCTAAATCGTTTACTTGATGACCTGAGTAGTAGCCGCCTTGATGGCAGCTATCAAAAGCTGCTACTGAGCTTGTCTAAGAAAAAACTGTTGGTTATCGATGACTGGGGAATGGAAAAACTCAGCCAAGAGCATGCAAGTAATCTTCTCGAAGTGCTAGAAGATAGATACCAAGAGTGCAGTACAATCATTATCAGCCAACTACCTGTAAAAGAATGGCACGAGATGATCGACAACTCGACGATCGCTGATGCGATCTTAGATAGGTTGGTTCATCAAAGTCATAGAATCGAGTTACGAGGGGAATCAATGAGAAAACTGGCTTAA
- the istA gene encoding IS21 family transposase: MPKKRMPMNKIKEILRLRYECNLSNRQIAACLNIAHSTVSQHLSRFKSSGLTWPLEETHHENQVTQALFDGRSSSQHKVMPDFTLCYLELKRKGMTKALLWEEYCHQHQDKAYGYTQFCELYRRWLKTQKRSMRQLHHAGDKLFIDYCGPTIPVVNPDTGECRHAQVFVATLGASNYTYVEASESQGLEHFLMAHVNTFNHFGGAPNLLVPDNLKSAVTKADCHSPILNESYRKLAQHYGVAVMPARPYKPKDKAKAENAVLIVERWIMMRLRHQVFYTMAELNLAIRKLMHDLNQREMKQLGVNRHDLFNKVDRPALKPLPSQPYVYIETKRATVSPDYHIQYKKHFYSVPHQLVGQQVELEATHQIIRIYHKGSIVAHHCTSQKEYGLSTVYEHMPSNHQYQSWTPERFIRWGKSIGPATGELTQMLLKRPEHEALAFRSCFGLLSLAKKHSDARLEQACRDALVTEKPYLGFVKNLLKNHREGTLSQPSTDTPNLKHTNVRGSNYYH, translated from the coding sequence ATGCCGAAAAAGAGAATGCCAATGAATAAAATTAAGGAAATCTTACGCCTCCGATACGAGTGCAATCTTTCTAATCGACAGATCGCCGCTTGCCTCAATATTGCTCATTCCACTGTATCCCAGCATCTATCCCGATTTAAATCCAGTGGCCTCACGTGGCCACTGGAAGAGACTCATCATGAAAATCAAGTCACCCAAGCTTTGTTTGATGGTCGCTCATCTTCTCAGCATAAAGTGATGCCTGATTTCACTCTCTGCTACTTAGAATTGAAGCGTAAAGGGATGACTAAAGCTTTGCTTTGGGAAGAGTATTGTCATCAGCATCAAGACAAAGCCTATGGCTATACACAGTTCTGCGAACTGTATAGACGTTGGCTAAAGACACAAAAACGCAGTATGCGCCAACTTCACCATGCTGGTGACAAGCTCTTCATTGACTACTGTGGCCCAACGATCCCTGTTGTGAATCCAGATACAGGAGAATGCCGACATGCTCAGGTATTTGTCGCCACTTTAGGAGCGTCAAATTACACCTATGTCGAGGCGAGTGAGAGCCAAGGGCTTGAACACTTCCTCATGGCTCATGTGAATACCTTTAATCACTTTGGTGGTGCTCCGAATCTACTTGTACCTGATAATCTGAAATCTGCTGTAACGAAAGCAGACTGTCATAGCCCTATCCTCAATGAGAGCTACCGAAAACTGGCACAACATTACGGCGTTGCTGTGATGCCAGCCAGGCCCTACAAGCCTAAAGATAAAGCCAAAGCTGAGAACGCAGTTCTCATCGTAGAGCGCTGGATAATGATGCGCCTTCGCCACCAAGTGTTCTATACAATGGCTGAGCTGAACCTGGCTATCCGAAAGCTGATGCATGACTTAAACCAACGAGAGATGAAACAGCTTGGTGTCAATCGACATGACTTGTTCAACAAAGTTGACCGTCCAGCGTTAAAACCACTGCCATCGCAACCATATGTGTATATCGAAACTAAACGAGCAACCGTCTCCCCTGATTATCACATTCAATATAAAAAGCACTTCTACTCTGTGCCGCACCAACTTGTTGGGCAACAAGTTGAGCTTGAAGCAACGCATCAAATAATACGTATCTACCACAAAGGGAGCATTGTTGCTCACCACTGCACAAGCCAAAAAGAATATGGTCTCTCTACCGTTTACGAGCATATGCCAAGCAACCATCAATACCAATCATGGACACCCGAGCGTTTTATCCGTTGGGGAAAATCTATTGGGCCAGCCACAGGTGAACTGACTCAGATGTTGCTCAAACGCCCAGAGCATGAAGCATTGGCCTTTAGAAGTTGCTTTGGGTTACTAAGTCTTGCCAAAAAGCACTCAGACGCACGGTTAGAACAAGCTTGCCGAGATGCCTTAGTGACAGAGAAGCCATACCTTGGCTTCGTCAAAAACTTATTGAAGAACCATCGAGAAGGCACTCTCTCTCAGCCTTCCACTGATACCCCAAACCTTAAACACACTAATGTTCGTGGTTCCAACTACTACCACTAG
- the pssA gene encoding CDP-diacylglycerol--serine O-phosphatidyltransferase — translation MIASRNPFIQLPTIAQNPDKFEVLLSAQEFRTRLLDEISRATTRISLVALYLEDDDAGREILTALYEAKQQNPELDVSVCVDWHRAQRGLIGAESSEGNAAMYKEFADKYQHTVPVYGIPVRGKEVFGVLHLKGFIVDDSVIYSGASLNNIYLSYHDRYRFDRYHVLNNATLADSMFSYVQEQMISDIAVYDLADKNKPLTKELKPAIRQFRASLARSQYKFDSQEVSADQVAVTPLVGIGKRRNRLNQGINQLVAQAKDEIFICTPYFNFPPSLAKEVKKALKRGVKVTIVVGDKTANDFFISPEEEFKTIGGLPYLYELNLRRFAKANEANIASRNLSIRLWQHDSNSFHLKGIWVDKRYMLLTGNNLNPRAWKLDLENGIFIQDNYHHLTDKFQAEVDNIVQHTQLICTYKQLDKVDSYPMEVQKLIRKITRVKADRVLKQIL, via the coding sequence ATGATTGCTAGTAGGAATCCATTCATACAGTTGCCAACCATAGCGCAGAATCCTGACAAGTTTGAAGTACTGCTATCAGCGCAAGAGTTCCGAACTCGCTTACTTGATGAGATATCTCGTGCAACTACTCGTATTAGTTTAGTTGCTCTGTATCTTGAAGATGATGACGCTGGCCGTGAGATCCTAACTGCCTTATACGAAGCAAAGCAACAGAACCCAGAATTAGACGTGAGCGTTTGTGTCGATTGGCATAGAGCTCAGCGTGGATTGATTGGTGCGGAGTCCTCTGAGGGCAATGCAGCAATGTACAAAGAGTTTGCTGATAAATACCAGCATACAGTACCAGTTTACGGCATTCCTGTTCGTGGCAAGGAAGTGTTTGGTGTATTGCATCTAAAAGGCTTTATTGTCGATGACAGCGTGATATACAGCGGTGCTAGCCTTAACAATATCTATTTAAGTTATCATGATCGTTACCGTTTCGATCGCTACCATGTTTTAAACAACGCAACACTTGCGGACTCAATGTTCTCCTATGTCCAAGAACAAATGATCTCAGACATCGCTGTTTACGATCTTGCTGATAAGAACAAACCGCTTACTAAAGAGTTAAAGCCAGCAATCCGTCAATTCAGAGCATCGTTAGCACGCTCTCAATACAAGTTCGATTCTCAAGAAGTCTCTGCAGATCAAGTGGCTGTAACACCTTTAGTTGGTATAGGTAAGAGACGTAATCGCCTAAATCAGGGAATTAACCAACTGGTAGCTCAGGCTAAAGATGAAATTTTCATTTGTACGCCATATTTCAATTTTCCACCAAGCCTAGCGAAGGAAGTGAAGAAAGCACTTAAGCGTGGCGTAAAGGTCACGATTGTTGTCGGCGACAAAACAGCGAATGATTTCTTTATCTCACCGGAGGAAGAGTTTAAAACGATTGGTGGCTTGCCTTACTTATACGAATTGAACCTGCGTCGATTTGCGAAGGCTAATGAAGCGAATATAGCAAGCCGTAACCTGTCTATCCGACTTTGGCAACACGATTCCAACAGCTTCCATTTGAAGGGTATTTGGGTTGATAAACGCTACATGCTGCTAACGGGTAATAACCTAAACCCGCGCGCATGGAAATTAGATCTAGAGAATGGCATATTCATCCAAGATAACTATCATCATCTAACGGATAAATTCCAAGCTGAGGTTGATAATATTGTTCAACACACACAGCTTATTTGCACCTATAAACAGTTAGATAAAGTAGATAGCTACCCAATGGAAGTACAGAAACTGATTCGAAAGATCACTCGAGTTAAAGCAGACAGAGTTCTTAAACAAATACTCTAA
- the murB gene encoding UDP-N-acetylmuramate dehydrogenase — protein sequence MQSYLNASLKNVHTFSIEQTCDVLVEVTSVDELISVYQDPQWSALPKLMLGKGSNMLFTQHFSGLVIINRLSGIELTESSESYSLHVSGGEDWPSLVEWSVEHGLGGLENLAMIPGCSGSAPIQNIGAYGVELQDVCEYVDILCLDTYTVKRLSKDECLFGYRDSIFKHALYGKAIVVAIGLTLAKEWKPCNHYGPLKSLPLETLSPRSIFNEVCAIRSSKLPDPSVQGNAGSFFKNPVISKDHFDRLFALYPNIVGYESNDMIKVAAGWLIDQCQFKGVIEGGAQVHPNQALVIINYDEASAADILRLASRVRQAVLDKFDIPLEHEVRFMGQDSETNLDKALEVMV from the coding sequence ATGCAATCTTATCTCAATGCTAGCTTAAAAAATGTTCATACTTTTTCGATCGAGCAGACTTGCGATGTACTTGTCGAAGTCACCTCTGTTGATGAACTCATCTCTGTATATCAAGACCCTCAATGGTCTGCCTTACCTAAGTTAATGCTCGGGAAAGGGAGTAATATGCTCTTTACTCAGCACTTTTCGGGCTTGGTCATTATTAATCGATTAAGTGGTATTGAGTTAACAGAAAGCTCAGAAAGCTACTCTCTACATGTATCTGGTGGGGAAGACTGGCCTAGCCTTGTTGAGTGGAGTGTGGAGCATGGACTAGGTGGTTTAGAGAACTTAGCCATGATTCCTGGTTGCTCAGGCTCTGCACCTATTCAGAATATCGGCGCCTATGGCGTGGAACTACAAGATGTATGTGAATACGTTGATATCCTTTGCCTGGATACTTATACAGTTAAGCGATTGAGCAAAGATGAATGTCTTTTTGGTTATCGAGATTCTATTTTTAAGCACGCTCTCTACGGCAAAGCGATTGTTGTCGCGATTGGCTTAACATTAGCTAAAGAGTGGAAGCCATGTAACCACTACGGCCCGCTTAAAAGCTTACCTTTAGAGACACTTTCTCCTCGTTCTATATTTAATGAAGTGTGTGCTATACGCTCAAGCAAGCTACCAGACCCTTCTGTGCAGGGTAATGCGGGAAGTTTCTTCAAAAACCCTGTAATCAGCAAAGATCATTTTGATCGGCTGTTTGCCTTATACCCAAACATTGTCGGTTATGAGAGTAACGACATGATCAAAGTCGCCGCTGGGTGGCTCATTGATCAATGCCAGTTTAAAGGTGTGATTGAAGGTGGTGCTCAAGTTCATCCAAATCAAGCTTTAGTTATCATCAATTACGATGAAGCGTCTGCTGCGGATATCCTCAGACTTGCATCACGAGTACGTCAAGCTGTCCTAGACAAGTTCGACATTCCATTGGAGCACGAAGTTCGCTTTATGGGGCAAGACAGTGAGACAAACTTAGACAAGGCTTTGGAGGTCATGGTATGA